TCGATCATTATTTCATGCTGATGTTCATCATGACTGATTTTCTCATTAATATTATCGGTCATTTCACAGTCATCGCTTATTGTTTCTGTAGACTTCTCAGAAACCTTGCTTTTAAATTCAATTTGACGACCCTCTCCAACATTCACTTGGTTTGATTTATATATCTTAAACAATGATGTCGTCGCCTCCACCTCTTGCGATAATCAACTCGCCAGTTTCTTCAAGTTTTCTGATGACATTAACAATTTTTTGCTGAGCCTCTTCAACATCCCGCAGTCTTATTGGGCCCATAAATTCCATATCTTCTTTGATCATCTCAGCCATCCGCTTTGACATATTGCCGAAGAATACATTAGCCAGTTCTTCTGTTGCACCCTTAAGCGCTACAGCCATATCGTTATTATCAATTTCTCTGATAAACCTTTGAATCGACGCACTATCAAGATTGATAATGTCCTCAAATACAAACATGCGTTTCCTGATTTCTTCTGCAAGTTCTGCATCTTGAACTTCCAAAGTATCCATTATGTTTTTTTCTGTTCCACGATCTACAGCATTTAATATATCAACAATTGACTGTATACCGCCAGCGCTCGTATAGTCTTGACTCACAAGCGAAGAAAGGTTCTTTTCTAAAACAATTTCAACTTCTTTAATGACTTCAGGTGAAGTTCTATCCATTGTTGCTATCCGATGTGCAACTTCAGTTTGTTTTTCCTGTTCCAAAGAAGAAATAATCTGTGAGGATTGATCAGAAGGCAAATACGCAAGAATCAATGCAATTGTTTGAGGGTGCTCATTTTGAATAAAATTAAATAAATGGCTAGGATCTGCTTTTCGAGCAAAGTCAAAGGGTTTTACTTGCAAAGATGCTGTAAGCTTATTAATAATATCCATTGCCTTTTGTGATCCAAGCGCTTTTTCTAGGACGTCTTTTGCATAATTAATACCACCCTCCGAAATATACTCTTGTGCAACGCATATTTGATGAAATTCTTCAAGTATTTTCTCTTTCACATCAGGAGGCACCTTCTTCATGTTTGCAATTTCCAAGGTTAATTCTTCAATTTCTTCATCATTCAAGTGTTGAAAAATTTTAGAAGAATATTCAGGACCCAAACTGATCAAAAGTGTTGCAGCTTTTTCTTTACCAGTCAATTCATCTTTTGATCCGCGTTTGCTCATACCATACACCTCTAATCTTCAGATAGCCAGTTGCGCAATAAATTAGCAATAGCTTCCGGATTCTTGTTAACCAGTTTTTCGATAGATTGTTTCACTTCTGATCCTGCCATTTCAAGATCTAGCTCTTCTTGAGATGATATAGCAGGCGCTAATTCTTCATCTAATTCTTCATCTTCTTCATCTTTACGAACAAATCTTCTGTAAGCAACATAAGCTATAACTGTCACCAATAGAGCAATAATAACCCACACCCACCATGGAATAATACTATCCGGATCCATATCAAAATCCGGTACTAACGGTGTGTCAAATTGCTGTACCCCAACCTGAACTACTCGTGTATCTAGTCCAGCTGCTGCAGATATGATATCCATAAGTTCTGTGCGCTCATCATCTGTCAAATCTTCATCCGGCAGAGCATTGCTATTCAAATACACAGCAACCGTTATATCTTGCACTTGGCCTTGCGCTCTAACTATTTGTTGACGAAGCTCATTTATCTCGTAATTAATTGTTCTACTCGCTTCTTCATATGTTGAAGTGTATCCATCTTGCTCAACATATTGTACAATATCCTCCGTATTAGGGTCAGTTCCAGGAACTTCACCTGCGCCAATAGATTCTGAGCGTATGTCAAGTTCTTGAAGACTTCTTGCTATACCATCAGTTTCATCTTCTATAGGAGGAGAAAACTCAGTAATCTCTGTCACTTCACTATCAAAATCAAGTTTAACATTAGCCATAACAACTACATTACCATATCCATAAACCGTAGAAAGAAAATCGGTTATGCTATTTTCTAAGTCTTGCTGAACTTTCCGCTGTAAGGACAATTGATTCCCAACATCCATAGTAGCATCATCAGAATCTTGATCTTGGTTTAATACTCTACCATCGGGACCATGTATCGTAACATGATTTGATTCTAATCCATCAACGGCGTTAGC
This genomic interval from Tindallia magadiensis contains the following:
- the fliG gene encoding flagellar motor switch protein FliG, which codes for MSKRGSKDELTGKEKAATLLISLGPEYSSKIFQHLNDEEIEELTLEIANMKKVPPDVKEKILEEFHQICVAQEYISEGGINYAKDVLEKALGSQKAMDIINKLTASLQVKPFDFARKADPSHLFNFIQNEHPQTIALILAYLPSDQSSQIISSLEQEKQTEVAHRIATMDRTSPEVIKEVEIVLEKNLSSLVSQDYTSAGGIQSIVDILNAVDRGTEKNIMDTLEVQDAELAEEIRKRMFVFEDIINLDSASIQRFIREIDNNDMAVALKGATEELANVFFGNMSKRMAEMIKEDMEFMGPIRLRDVEEAQQKIVNVIRKLEETGELIIARGGGDDIIV
- the fliF gene encoding flagellar basal-body MS-ring/collar protein FliF is translated as MSEALDKIRSQLNEYFEKFDRKDKIKIVIVAILVLGILTGAILYFSRTDYTVLYNDLDPQQAGEVMDTLEANGIRARHGATSSIVEVPVNDEKRAQVVVATEGLPTARFSFEDAFTGGSFMMTSEERAQRMQLAQQNFLASTIEEIQGVRKAVVNVAIPERSGFVLVDDQTQAKASVYLDLHRNVQLEPESVKGIAVLVANAVDGLESNHVTIHGPDGRVLNQDQDSDDATMDVGNQLSLQRKVQQDLENSITDFLSTVYGYGNVVVMANVKLDFDSEVTEITEFSPPIEDETDGIARSLQELDIRSESIGAGEVPGTDPNTEDIVQYVEQDGYTSTYEEASRTINYEINELRQQIVRAQGQVQDITVAVYLNSNALPDEDLTDDERTELMDIISAAAGLDTRVVQVGVQQFDTPLVPDFDMDPDSIIPWWVWVIIALLVTVIAYVAYRRFVRKDEEDEELDEELAPAISSQEELDLEMAGSEVKQSIEKLVNKNPEAIANLLRNWLSED